One genomic segment of Kiritimatiella glycovorans includes these proteins:
- a CDS encoding sulfotransferase: MNTESSHITEAHPPVLHIGYPKCASTYLQQLIFPELGNVTNLSAAPWDEKCYLLMSDMNPQRYRRLIENRRTCVRSDRPHSIISCEAFVQFLFRGFEDHFARNLRRHGVDPDRCLRDNADIAARLKAEHPGARILIVIREPVQWALSRYKMHYRAGQTSSTFAEFTREPLEDYDGMEQRYRELFGPPQVRVIPFELLREDASAFVDQVTSFIAPGIELAAPQRKLNAAPPLRRTVETGREKARVKAEWEPCKCRSLRARLRHRLARWKVSTQVRFKNFLRYGDQPFDIEVDEACAARIRDAFAPGLRRLCERTGLDLERYGYRTGPRREGRRP; this comes from the coding sequence ATGAACACGGAATCGTCCCATATCACCGAGGCCCATCCTCCGGTGCTCCATATCGGGTACCCGAAATGCGCGAGTACCTATCTCCAGCAGCTCATCTTTCCGGAACTCGGCAACGTTACGAACCTGTCCGCCGCGCCGTGGGATGAAAAATGCTATCTACTGATGAGCGATATGAACCCGCAGCGCTATCGCCGCCTCATCGAAAACCGGCGGACCTGCGTGCGGAGCGATCGACCGCACTCCATCATATCGTGCGAGGCCTTCGTGCAATTCCTGTTCCGGGGATTCGAGGACCATTTCGCCCGCAATCTTCGCCGGCACGGAGTCGATCCGGATCGATGTCTGCGGGACAATGCGGATATCGCGGCGCGCCTTAAAGCGGAACACCCCGGCGCCCGGATCCTCATCGTGATACGGGAACCGGTGCAGTGGGCCCTTTCGCGCTACAAGATGCACTACCGGGCGGGACAGACCTCTTCGACCTTCGCGGAATTCACGCGCGAACCGCTGGAGGATTACGATGGGATGGAGCAGCGCTACAGAGAACTTTTCGGCCCCCCGCAGGTTCGTGTGATCCCGTTCGAGCTGCTGCGGGAGGACGCCTCCGCTTTCGTCGATCAGGTGACCTCGTTCATCGCCCCCGGCATCGAGCTCGCCGCGCCGCAGAGGAAATTAAATGCCGCCCCGCCGCTGCGGCGAACCGTCGAGACGGGACGGGAGAAGGCGAGGGTCAAGGCGGAGTGGGAGCCGTGCAAGTGCCGCAGCCTGCGGGCCCGGCTGAGGCACCGTCTCGCCCGCTGGAAGGTCTCCACGCAGGTCCGCTTCAAGAACTTTCTGCGGTATGGGGATCAGCCTTTCGATATCGAAGTGGATGAGGCCTGCGCGGCGCGGATACGGGATGCGTTCGCCCCCGGTCTGCGCAGGCTCTGCGAGCGCACCGGTCTGGATCTGGAGCGGTACGGCTACCGGACCGGGCCGCGGCGGGAGGGGAGGAGGCCATGA
- a CDS encoding sulfotransferase, giving the protein MKQEEPTRTVVHIGYPKCASTYLQRLIFPQLPNFADLSDAPYEDKALLYHRGMTPEAYRIMVARHMRRRDDTIPFRILSCESYVELPFRGFERNFGRVALRRGIDPAPYDHRNEVIARNLARTWPDAFILIVIRNPLDWAVSRYDHWYRRDLVDEPLDSCLDEPGGGYDEVWRLYAGWFGREHVRVIPYERLRADPEGFVREAVSFADPDLRPEVPSLPMNAAPSSRAEVEYRRAGYRLKHRGGHQGSGRPLRRVARALLPCTRPFFRLRYGNKIYRSAVSPEAVRRLRPGLAASCSRLQQETGIDLARWGYPVEGRGV; this is encoded by the coding sequence ATGAAGCAGGAGGAGCCCACCCGCACCGTGGTGCACATCGGCTACCCGAAATGTGCCAGCACGTACCTGCAGCGCCTCATCTTTCCCCAGCTCCCCAATTTTGCGGATCTCTCGGACGCGCCCTATGAAGACAAGGCGCTGCTGTACCACCGCGGGATGACACCTGAGGCATACCGGATCATGGTGGCGCGTCATATGCGCAGGCGGGACGACACGATCCCGTTCCGGATCCTGTCCTGCGAGAGTTACGTCGAACTTCCCTTCCGCGGGTTCGAGCGCAACTTCGGACGCGTGGCGTTGCGCCGGGGCATTGATCCCGCTCCTTACGATCACCGTAACGAAGTCATCGCCCGCAACCTGGCACGCACGTGGCCGGACGCCTTCATTCTGATCGTGATAAGAAACCCGCTGGACTGGGCCGTTTCGCGTTACGATCACTGGTATCGACGGGATCTGGTCGACGAGCCGCTGGATTCCTGTCTGGATGAACCGGGCGGAGGATACGATGAGGTGTGGCGGCTTTACGCCGGGTGGTTCGGGCGCGAGCATGTGCGCGTGATCCCTTACGAGAGGCTGCGCGCCGACCCCGAGGGATTCGTGCGCGAAGCGGTGTCGTTCGCGGACCCGGACCTGAGGCCGGAGGTGCCTTCCCTGCCGATGAATGCCGCCCCCTCGAGCCGCGCGGAAGTGGAATACCGCCGGGCGGGCTACCGTCTCAAGCACCGCGGCGGACATCAAGGCTCGGGGAGACCGCTGCGGCGTGTGGCTCGCGCACTGCTTCCCTGCACCCGTCCGTTCTTCCGGCTCCGCTACGGGAACAAGATTTACCGCAGTGCCGTGTCGCCGGAAGCGGTACGGCGGCTGCGGCCGGGACTCGCGGCGTCCTGCTCGAGACTGCAGCAGGAGACGGGCATCGATCTCGCCCGCTGGGGTTATCCCGTGGAGGGCAGGGGGGTATGA
- a CDS encoding glycosyltransferase family 9 protein yields MSSSAPPGPGARKSHGSPGRPFRWVRNLRRRRPRLEIRKGHTVHGEKILLAGPWIGEFGWELFCWQGMLRREARRYDQVIVASRPEMEPLYRDFCGEFVAYRPGGEGISGYRCEDGSSGADAVAVGREYTRHITGQSIIGYNQRRPYLSSRLFLDQTFVAYGRQDPGLAFDVLLHARSTKKNHSGDRNGWDAEGWARFAGRLRSKGLTVACVGTSAAALAVEGCDDYRGIPLDQLFNLMRSSRVLAGPSSGPIHLAALCRLPHVVWSGAGFNRAKYEYYWNPFRVPVRYIAAPLWRPGMDEIERNTMELADGSGVREVRCR; encoded by the coding sequence ATGAGTTCCTCCGCACCACCCGGCCCCGGGGCCCGGAAATCGCACGGATCACCGGGGCGCCCCTTTCGCTGGGTGCGGAATCTGCGTCGCCGCCGCCCGCGGCTCGAGATCAGGAAAGGCCATACGGTCCACGGCGAAAAGATCCTGCTGGCGGGCCCCTGGATCGGCGAATTCGGATGGGAACTCTTCTGCTGGCAGGGGATGCTTCGCCGGGAGGCCCGCAGGTACGATCAGGTCATCGTGGCTTCTCGTCCGGAGATGGAGCCCCTCTACCGTGATTTCTGCGGAGAGTTCGTGGCGTATCGCCCGGGCGGGGAAGGGATCTCGGGGTACCGGTGTGAAGACGGGTCCAGCGGAGCGGACGCGGTGGCGGTCGGCCGCGAATACACGAGGCACATCACGGGGCAATCAATCATCGGCTACAATCAGCGCCGGCCCTATTTGAGCTCACGGCTTTTTCTGGACCAGACGTTCGTGGCCTACGGTCGGCAGGATCCGGGACTTGCCTTCGACGTGCTTCTCCACGCGCGTTCCACGAAGAAGAACCACAGCGGCGACCGGAACGGCTGGGATGCGGAGGGCTGGGCCCGGTTTGCAGGCCGTTTGCGCTCGAAAGGCCTTACGGTCGCATGCGTCGGCACGTCCGCCGCAGCGCTCGCGGTCGAAGGATGCGACGATTACCGCGGAATCCCGCTCGATCAACTGTTTAATCTCATGCGCAGCAGTCGTGTCCTCGCAGGCCCGAGTTCCGGTCCGATCCACCTCGCCGCGCTCTGCAGGCTTCCGCACGTGGTCTGGAGCGGCGCGGGCTTTAACCGCGCCAAGTATGAATACTACTGGAACCCCTTCAGGGTCCCCGTGCGCTATATTGCCGCGCCGCTGTGGCGCCCCGGGATGGACGAGATCGAGCGGAACACGATGGAGCTGGCGGATGGCAGCGGCGTCCGGGAGGTGCGGTGCCGATGA
- a CDS encoding sulfotransferase domain-containing protein, whose translation MNDVLSSGIKRAFRMRCLNHRWFNTTMVRRRKFDGHILSMQQSGTHWLRYMLSLCMAEVYEKPAPETIQDMDFIGRPKQPPKYSGLPRIVSSHSLPHGLMFMRPVRDRLEFPRYLILVRDPQHALVSHYEKWKARYGVDFSSFLRGDVRDKLYFNDIWRQLEFLNGWGRVVCDPFFTTMTLKYENMKRDPEAALKAACEYFGIPAGEEVVSAAVHRSTKSEMAERSRPRNREQVIRNDRRDPMEWFTEQDRKWWNAVCRELLDWDAGYGLHMEVPG comes from the coding sequence ATGAATGACGTCCTCAGCAGCGGCATAAAACGTGCGTTCCGGATGCGATGCCTGAACCATCGCTGGTTCAATACGACGATGGTGCGGCGGCGGAAATTCGACGGTCACATCCTGAGCATGCAGCAGTCGGGCACGCACTGGCTCCGTTACATGCTCAGCCTCTGCATGGCCGAGGTCTACGAAAAGCCCGCACCGGAGACCATCCAGGATATGGATTTTATCGGGCGCCCGAAACAGCCCCCCAAGTATTCCGGCCTTCCGCGGATCGTGAGTTCCCATTCGCTGCCGCACGGTCTCATGTTTATGCGCCCCGTCCGGGACCGGCTTGAATTTCCGAGATATTTGATCCTGGTCCGCGACCCGCAGCACGCGCTGGTGTCGCACTACGAAAAATGGAAGGCGCGCTACGGCGTGGATTTTTCCAGCTTCCTGCGCGGTGATGTGCGCGACAAGCTCTATTTCAATGATATATGGCGTCAGCTCGAGTTTCTGAACGGGTGGGGCCGCGTCGTGTGCGATCCGTTTTTCACGACGATGACTCTTAAATATGAAAACATGAAGCGGGACCCGGAGGCGGCGTTGAAGGCCGCCTGCGAATACTTCGGTATTCCGGCCGGCGAAGAGGTCGTAAGCGCCGCCGTGCATCGCTCCACCAAATCGGAGATGGCGGAGCGAAGCAGACCGCGCAACCGGGAACAGGTGATTCGGAATGATCGACGCGACCCCATGGAGTGGTTCACGGAGCAGGATCGGAAGTGGTGGAACGCGGTCTGCCGGGAACTGCTGGACTGGGACGCCGGGTACGGATTGCACATGGAGGTGCCGGGATGA
- a CDS encoding glycosyltransferase family 9 protein: MSERAAAMRFSALGDIAAALPFLRALKVRPAMVTSPAGRELLRDEFPASIVLPDKRLRSVAGLVMQLRRARFEVMLDLQNNDRSKLIAALCGAKTVYSNRGMPRGVPACDNFRRILEPSGLLGPLDESFESKPRDYIVLHPGSSARWRSKRLPDRKWTQIAVLLRERYGLPLMVSGGPDEADYAERLTASLPVEASCTAGTLDLQGLKRLLAEAYLVVSTDSAPMHLAAAMKTPTIGIFGATSWVRSAPFGPWSTVVYDRVYYADGRPPVRSMEEVGPYYENIDIGAALDRLAPYLNESGSDYE, from the coding sequence TTGAGTGAACGCGCGGCGGCGATGCGGTTCAGTGCGCTGGGCGATATCGCCGCCGCGCTTCCTTTTCTGCGCGCGCTGAAGGTGCGACCCGCAATGGTCACGTCGCCGGCCGGACGCGAACTCCTGCGCGATGAATTTCCGGCGTCGATCGTACTCCCGGATAAACGGTTGCGGTCGGTCGCCGGCCTGGTCATGCAATTGCGGCGTGCCCGGTTCGAGGTTATGCTCGACCTCCAGAACAACGATCGGTCGAAGCTGATAGCCGCGCTGTGCGGAGCGAAGACGGTGTACAGCAACCGGGGCATGCCCCGTGGCGTTCCCGCCTGCGATAATTTCCGCCGCATTCTGGAACCCTCCGGCCTGCTCGGGCCTCTGGACGAGTCTTTCGAGTCCAAACCGCGCGATTACATCGTGCTCCATCCGGGCTCCAGCGCACGGTGGCGTTCAAAACGGCTCCCGGACCGGAAATGGACGCAGATCGCGGTCCTGCTCCGGGAGCGTTACGGATTGCCGCTTATGGTCAGCGGCGGCCCCGACGAGGCCGACTACGCGGAGCGTCTTACGGCCTCGCTTCCGGTCGAGGCGAGCTGCACGGCGGGTACGCTCGATCTGCAGGGGCTGAAAAGGCTGCTTGCGGAGGCGTACCTGGTGGTCTCGACCGACTCCGCGCCGATGCACCTGGCGGCGGCGATGAAGACCCCGACGATCGGCATCTTCGGCGCGACGAGCTGGGTGCGGAGCGCGCCGTTCGGTCCCTGGTCGACGGTCGTTTACGATCGTGTATATTATGCGGACGGCAGACCGCCGGTCCGGAGCATGGAAGAAGTGGGACCGTATTATGAAAACATCGACATCGGGGCGGCGCTCGATCGGCTTGCCCCGTATCTGAACGAAAGCGGCAGCGATTATGAATGA
- the lpxK gene encoding tetraacyldisaccharide 4'-kinase: MQRWQEKLEEYVLGLIEGRITGRRAAAGRGALRALSWLYGGAVQLRLALYRAGLIRPNDLGCQVISIGNMTVGGTGKTPVVEVFARALEQAGRRVAILSRGYRSVKPPVHDRLAQKLNLREGSPPRVVSDGRRLLLDSAMSGDEPYMLASNLPEVTVLVDKDRVKSGKYAIRRQGCDTLILDDGFQYLSLRHRLDIVLVDARQPFGYERMLPRGLLREPMRNIKRAGFIFITKCGPGGAPELRRKLRELNPHAEISECCHRSKYVQDVFRQERYGLEWLRGRRVAALSAIAVPESFESELSRLGAELVHTGRRADHHRYSQQEVIEFVNRSIAAGAEAILTTEKDAVRMPFLERRDVPILFLRVEIEMLSGDDAFRDWIRRICFE; the protein is encoded by the coding sequence ATGCAGCGCTGGCAGGAAAAACTGGAAGAATACGTACTCGGCCTGATCGAGGGGCGGATCACCGGACGCCGCGCCGCGGCGGGGAGGGGTGCGCTGCGCGCGCTGTCCTGGCTCTACGGCGGCGCGGTCCAGCTGCGTCTCGCGCTGTACCGCGCCGGACTCATCCGCCCGAACGATCTCGGATGCCAGGTGATCAGCATCGGCAACATGACCGTCGGCGGCACCGGAAAGACGCCGGTGGTGGAGGTATTCGCCCGCGCCCTGGAGCAGGCGGGGCGCAGGGTGGCCATCCTCAGCCGCGGCTACCGCAGCGTCAAACCGCCCGTCCACGACCGCCTGGCGCAGAAGCTCAACCTCCGCGAGGGCTCGCCGCCCCGTGTGGTGTCCGACGGGCGGCGTCTCCTGCTCGATTCGGCGATGAGCGGCGACGAGCCGTACATGCTCGCCTCGAATCTGCCGGAGGTCACCGTGCTGGTCGACAAGGACCGCGTGAAGTCCGGAAAGTATGCGATCCGCAGGCAGGGCTGCGACACCCTGATTCTCGACGACGGCTTTCAGTATCTCTCGCTGCGGCATCGGCTGGACATCGTGCTGGTGGACGCCCGGCAGCCGTTCGGGTACGAGCGCATGCTGCCCCGCGGCCTGCTGCGCGAGCCGATGCGGAACATCAAGCGGGCGGGTTTCATCTTCATCACCAAGTGCGGTCCCGGCGGCGCGCCCGAACTCCGGCGGAAGCTGCGGGAACTCAACCCGCACGCCGAAATCTCCGAGTGCTGTCACCGCTCCAAGTACGTGCAGGACGTCTTCCGGCAGGAGCGCTACGGGCTGGAGTGGCTGCGGGGCCGCCGGGTCGCGGCCCTGTCCGCGATTGCCGTACCCGAGAGTTTCGAGTCGGAACTGAGCCGGCTCGGGGCGGAGCTCGTCCATACCGGACGTCGCGCCGACCACCACCGCTACTCGCAGCAGGAGGTCATCGAATTCGTCAACCGCAGTATCGCCGCCGGGGCCGAGGCGATCCTGACCACGGAGAAGGATGCGGTACGGATGCCGTTTCTCGAGCGGCGCGACGTCCCGATCCTGTTTCTGCGCGTCGAGATCGAGATGCTGAGCGGCGACGATGCGTTTCGCGACTGGATCAGGAGGATCTGTTTTGAGTGA
- the trmB gene encoding tRNA (guanosine(46)-N7)-methyltransferase TrmB, with the protein MPVVCDPSTSLRIHPGNWLGPLELDRHFANPGRPLDLDLGCGKGRFLVARAAAHPETRFLGLDRMLERIRKVDRKLVRRQLHNVRLLRVEGYYAVTYLLPAASVRTCFCLFPDPWPKKRHHHHRLFSPPFVDALHRTLQPGGVLHLATDHQPYFEEIYALLSSDPRFAPEPVFIPRPAERTDFELLYLGRKPIGRCSFRKR; encoded by the coding sequence ATGCCGGTCGTGTGCGACCCGTCTACATCTTTGCGCATCCATCCCGGGAACTGGCTCGGACCGCTGGAGCTGGATCGGCACTTTGCCAATCCCGGCCGCCCGCTCGACCTCGACCTCGGCTGCGGTAAGGGCCGGTTTCTCGTCGCCCGCGCCGCCGCACACCCGGAAACCCGCTTTCTCGGCCTCGACCGCATGCTCGAACGCATCCGCAAGGTCGACCGGAAGCTCGTGCGCCGCCAACTCCACAACGTCCGGCTGCTTCGGGTCGAAGGGTACTACGCCGTCACCTACCTGCTGCCCGCGGCGTCCGTACGCACCTGCTTCTGCCTCTTCCCCGATCCCTGGCCGAAAAAAAGACACCATCATCACCGACTGTTCAGCCCCCCGTTCGTCGACGCCCTCCACCGCACCCTCCAGCCCGGCGGCGTGCTGCACCTCGCCACGGATCACCAGCCCTACTTCGAAGAGATCTATGCCCTTCTCTCCTCGGATCCGCGTTTCGCGCCGGAGCCGGTTTTCATTCCGCGGCCCGCGGAGCGCACCGACTTCGAACTGCTCTACCTCGGCCGCAAGCCGATCGGACGCTGCTCCTTCCGTAAACGCTGA